A genomic region of Zalophus californianus isolate mZalCal1 chromosome 11, mZalCal1.pri.v2, whole genome shotgun sequence contains the following coding sequences:
- the LOC113914694 gene encoding olfactory receptor 52H1, with the protein MYNLSSYNTGDFTFLGIPGLEQYHVWISIPFCIIYLVAIVGNSILLYLIAVERSLHAPVFFFLPMLAMTDLILSTTCVPKTLAIFWFGPQKISFPGCLTQLFFLHYSFVLDSAILLAMAFDRYVAICSPLKYTTILTPKTIIKIAVGISFRSFSIILPVVFLLIRLPFCRTHIIPHTYCEHIGVAQLTCVDISVNIWYGLCVPIMTVISDVILIAVSYTLILCAVFHLPSRDAHQKALGTCGSHVCVILMFYTPAFFSILAHRFGHNVSRTFHIMFANLYIVIPPALNPIVYGVKTKQIRDKVILLFSTKCSE; encoded by the coding sequence ATGTACAACCTGAGTAGCTACAACACAGGTGACTTTACCTTTCTGGGCATCCCTGGTCTTGAACAGTACCATGTCTGGATCAGCATCCCCTTCTGCATTATCTATCTCGTGGCCATTGTGGGCAACAGTATCCTTCTCTACCTCATTGCTGTGGAGAGGAGTCTTCATGCACCCgtgttctttttccttcccatgCTAGCCATGACAGATCTGATATTGTCTACCACATGTGTCCCCAAAACCCTTGCCATCTTCTGGTTTGGTCCCCAGAAAATCAGTTTTCCTGGTTGCCTCACCCAGTTATTCTTTCTGCACTACAGCTTTGTCCTGGACTCAGCTATACTCCTGGCCATGGCATTtgaccgctatgtggccatctgctCCCCGCTGAAATACACCACTATTCTGACCCCCAAGACCATCATCAAGATTGCAGTGGGCATCTCCTTTCGAAGCTTCAGCATCATCCTGCCAGTTGTATTCCTGCTCATACGTCTCCCTTTCTGCAGGACACACATCATCCCTCACACATACTGTGAGCACATAGGCGTTGCCCAGCTCACCTGTGTTGACATCTCCGTCAACATCTGGTATGGCCTTTGTGTTCCCATCATGACGGTCATCTCAGATGTGATTCTCATTGCTGTCTCCTACACCCTCATCCTCTGTGCAGTCTTCCACCTCCCCTCTCGGGATGCCCACCAGAAGGCCCTTGGCACCTGTGGTTCCCATGTCTGTGTCATTCTCATGTTTTATACACCTGCCTTTTTCTCCATCCTTGCCCATCGCTTTGGACACAATGTCTCTCGCACTTTCCACATCATGTTTGCCAACCTCTACATTGTTATCCCACCTGCACTCAACCCCATTGTCTATGGAGTGAAGACCAAGCAGATCAGAGATAAGgtcatacttttattttctaccaAGTGTTCAGAATAA